One Angustibacter sp. Root456 genomic window carries:
- a CDS encoding NADP-dependent oxidoreductase yields MPTTSRAWHLVSRPHGELTNDDVSLVSTDLPDPGAGEVLVRNTWLSVDPYMRGRMNDAKSYVAPFVLDEPMDGGAVGVVEQVGDGVTTVAVGDTVMHGLGWRESAVLPAERVQKVDTDLAPAQSYLGVMGMPGLTAYAGLLEVAAMQPGEIVFVSAAAGAVGSLVGQIARLKGASQVIGSAGGAEKTRWLVDELGFSNALDYKAAPIRQLLREAAPDGIDVYFDNVGGDHLEAAIGSLRLHGRAALCGAISAYNATEPPPGPRNLARLVQNRLTLRGFLVGDHAHLRPQFLADMSAWLRDGDVVWRETVADGIESTPDAFRSLLTGGNTGKMLVRLG; encoded by the coding sequence ATGCCCACCACCAGCCGCGCCTGGCACCTCGTGAGCCGCCCCCACGGCGAGCTCACGAACGACGACGTCAGTCTCGTCAGCACCGACCTGCCCGACCCCGGGGCCGGTGAGGTGCTGGTGCGCAACACGTGGCTGAGCGTCGACCCGTACATGCGCGGCCGGATGAACGACGCGAAGTCCTACGTCGCGCCGTTCGTGCTCGACGAGCCGATGGACGGCGGCGCAGTGGGGGTCGTCGAGCAGGTCGGGGACGGCGTCACGACCGTCGCGGTCGGCGACACGGTGATGCACGGACTGGGCTGGCGCGAGTCCGCCGTCCTGCCGGCCGAGCGGGTGCAGAAGGTCGACACCGACCTCGCGCCCGCCCAGAGCTACCTGGGCGTCATGGGCATGCCCGGCCTGACGGCGTACGCGGGGCTGCTCGAGGTCGCCGCCATGCAGCCGGGCGAGATCGTCTTCGTCTCGGCCGCGGCCGGCGCCGTCGGCTCGCTCGTCGGCCAGATCGCCCGGCTCAAGGGTGCCTCGCAGGTGATCGGCAGCGCGGGCGGCGCGGAGAAGACGCGGTGGCTCGTCGACGAGCTCGGCTTCTCGAACGCGCTGGACTACAAGGCAGCGCCGATCCGCCAGCTCCTGCGCGAGGCCGCACCCGACGGCATCGACGTGTACTTCGACAACGTCGGCGGCGACCACCTCGAGGCGGCCATCGGCTCGCTGCGCCTGCACGGCCGCGCCGCGCTCTGCGGTGCGATCTCGGCCTACAACGCCACTGAGCCGCCGCCGGGCCCGCGAAACCTCGCTCGCCTCGTGCAGAACCGCCTGACCCTGCGCGGGTTCCTGGTCGGCGACCACGCCCACCTGCGCCCGCAGTTCCTCGCCGACATGTCGGCCTGGCTGCGCGACGGTGACGTCGTGTGGCGCGAGACCGTCGCCGACGGCATCGAGAGCACCCCGGACGCCTTCCGGTCGCTGCTCACCGGCGGCAACACCGGCAAGATGCTGGTCCGCCTCGGCTGA
- a CDS encoding response regulator transcription factor yields MTGAEPLDAAKDVAKDAVKDVVKVVVVDDDALVRGALTLMLDGADGLRVVGEASDGDQVPEVVDRHAPHVVLMDLRMPRIDGVTATRRLRSRPRPPQVIVLTTFDADSDVLAALHAGASGFLLKDTPPPQIADAVRRVASGEPYLSPSITRRLMEATVAGTDVRQRAQHALRALTDRERQVAVAVARGRSNAQIAAELLMSVATVKAHVSSVLAKLGLTNRTALALMVHEADLVG; encoded by the coding sequence ATGACCGGGGCCGAGCCGCTGGACGCCGCGAAGGACGTCGCGAAGGACGCGGTGAAGGACGTCGTGAAGGTCGTCGTGGTGGACGACGACGCGCTCGTCCGCGGCGCGCTCACCCTCATGCTCGACGGCGCCGACGGCCTGCGCGTGGTGGGCGAGGCGTCGGACGGCGACCAGGTGCCTGAGGTGGTCGACCGGCACGCACCGCACGTGGTGCTGATGGACCTGCGGATGCCGCGGATCGACGGCGTCACCGCGACGCGGCGGCTGCGCTCGCGCCCGCGACCGCCGCAGGTCATCGTGCTCACCACCTTCGACGCCGACAGCGACGTCCTCGCCGCCCTGCACGCCGGCGCGAGCGGCTTCCTGCTCAAGGACACCCCGCCGCCGCAGATCGCCGACGCGGTGCGGCGGGTGGCGTCCGGCGAGCCGTACCTGTCGCCGTCCATCACGCGCCGGCTGATGGAGGCGACCGTGGCCGGCACCGACGTGCGCCAGCGCGCGCAGCATGCGCTGCGCGCGCTGACCGACCGCGAGCGGCAGGTGGCCGTGGCGGTCGCTCGGGGGAGGTCGAACGCGCAGATCGCCGCCGAGCTCCTGATGAGCGTCGCCACGGTGAAGGCGCACGTCTCGAGTGTGCTGGCCAAGCTCGGCCTCACCAACCGCACCGCGCTGGCGCTGATGGTTCACGAGGCCGATCTCGTGGGCTAG
- a CDS encoding sensor histidine kinase, with protein MPSRAVVERLVALVALGALTALQLTALLLSQPTRGTAIVDVATAVAAVAAVVVLHRLPVPLAVVTSALAALSPAGTPAASYGLYRVSSERRFRVAAAVGALDVTAHLVRWGWRPMPGLSFGWWVVLVVVGSATLAGWGSYTRARRMLLESLRDKARRAEEQQAARVAEARRSERTLIAREMHDVLAHRLSLLATYAGALEYRPDAAPERLAAAAGVVRAGVHQALDELRDVITVLRDDDDPGGTASLAPQPSLLDLPRLVDETRSAGTDVTLTVAVDPADVPDTLGRTAYRVVQEGLTNARRHAPGAPVDVRVSGARGGELAVQVRNALSPAPEPAHGSGTGLVGLAERVALLGGRTEHGAVDGAFVVTAWLPWPA; from the coding sequence ATGCCGTCCCGCGCCGTCGTCGAACGCCTCGTCGCACTGGTCGCGCTCGGGGCGCTCACCGCGCTGCAGCTCACCGCCCTGCTGCTCTCGCAGCCCACGCGGGGCACGGCCATCGTTGACGTCGCGACCGCCGTCGCCGCAGTGGCCGCTGTGGTGGTGCTGCACCGCCTGCCAGTGCCCCTGGCCGTCGTGACGTCGGCGCTCGCGGCCCTGTCACCGGCGGGCACGCCCGCCGCGTCGTACGGGCTGTACCGCGTCTCGTCCGAGCGCCGGTTCCGGGTCGCGGCCGCCGTCGGCGCGCTGGACGTGACCGCGCACCTCGTGCGCTGGGGGTGGCGACCGATGCCCGGGCTGTCGTTCGGCTGGTGGGTCGTGCTCGTCGTCGTCGGCAGCGCCACGCTGGCCGGTTGGGGCAGCTACACCCGCGCCCGCCGCATGCTGTTGGAGTCGTTGCGCGACAAGGCCCGTCGCGCCGAGGAGCAGCAAGCGGCCCGCGTCGCCGAGGCCCGGCGCAGCGAACGCACCCTCATCGCACGCGAGATGCACGACGTGCTGGCCCACCGCCTCTCGCTGCTCGCCACGTACGCGGGCGCGCTGGAGTACCGGCCGGACGCCGCACCCGAGCGGCTCGCCGCGGCCGCGGGCGTCGTCCGCGCCGGCGTGCACCAGGCCCTCGACGAGCTGCGCGACGTGATCACCGTGCTGCGCGACGACGACGACCCGGGCGGCACGGCTTCCCTTGCGCCGCAACCGTCGCTGCTCGACCTGCCGCGTCTCGTGGACGAGACCCGCTCCGCCGGCACCGACGTCACCCTGACCGTCGCGGTCGACCCCGCCGACGTCCCCGACACGCTGGGGCGCACCGCCTACCGGGTCGTCCAGGAGGGCCTGACCAACGCCCGCCGTCACGCGCCCGGAGCGCCCGTCGACGTCCGGGTGTCGGGCGCTCGCGGCGGTGAGCTGGCGGTGCAGGTGCGCAACGCGCTGAGTCCCGCACCCGAGCCGGCACACGGCTCGGGCACCGGTCTCGTGGGTCTCGCCGAACGCGTCGCGCTGCTCGGCGGCCGTACCGAGCACGGTGCCGTCGACGGCGCGTTCGTCGTCACGGCCTGGCTACCGTGGCCCGCATGA
- a CDS encoding DUF6069 family protein, whose product MTNTTSQTSAPIDCPCHGSGLAGRRHRRRWFTVLAVMACATAMWGVLHSLLHIDLAVRQGGRVQQVDSLAVTLTSLVVGLLGWLTLTLLERRTQRAVRVWRLLGAGVLLVSLTGPAAAVSLSAGLALVSMHLVVGVGLLLALPGRRREH is encoded by the coding sequence ATGACGAACACCACCTCGCAGACCTCCGCCCCCATCGACTGCCCCTGCCACGGCAGCGGCCTCGCCGGCCGGCGTCACCGCCGCCGGTGGTTCACCGTGCTGGCCGTGATGGCCTGCGCCACGGCGATGTGGGGAGTCCTCCACTCGCTGCTGCACATCGACCTCGCCGTGCGGCAGGGCGGTCGCGTCCAGCAGGTCGACTCGCTCGCCGTGACGCTGACCAGCCTGGTGGTCGGCCTGCTCGGCTGGCTCACCCTCACGCTGCTCGAGCGCCGGACCCAGCGGGCCGTGCGGGTCTGGCGCCTGCTCGGGGCCGGCGTCCTGCTCGTGTCGCTGACCGGGCCGGCCGCAGCCGTGTCGCTGTCCGCGGGGTTGGCGCTGGTGTCGATGCACCTCGTCGTCGGAGTGGGGCTGCTGCTCGCGCTGCCCGGCCGCCGTCGAGAGCACTGA
- a CDS encoding ABC transporter ATP-binding protein — protein MRLVREPGTSPAELRGVSHRYGSDRQALTDVSVQLQPGVTALVGVNGAGKSTLLSILAGSLRPTAGSVLIGGTDLNGRRRREVIGRVALMPQALTVPPNLTAWEAVAVIGWMRGLASREAARRADRALEAVDLANRRGSAIKELSGGMKRRVALAQAIVAEPDVLLLDEPSTGLDPQQRRRMVDIVKALHGTVVFSSHVMEDVVDTASRVLVLHEGGVRFDGDVDELSARAPAGAPPERRPEAAFLALIGDAEARAR, from the coding sequence GTGAGGTTGGTGCGAGAGCCGGGAACGAGCCCCGCTGAGCTGCGCGGCGTCAGCCACCGCTACGGGTCCGACCGCCAGGCCCTCACCGACGTCAGCGTGCAGCTGCAGCCCGGGGTGACGGCTCTGGTCGGCGTCAACGGGGCCGGCAAGTCGACCCTGCTGTCGATCCTCGCCGGTTCGCTGCGACCGACGGCCGGCTCGGTGCTCATCGGCGGCACCGACCTGAACGGTCGTCGGCGCCGAGAGGTCATCGGCCGCGTCGCCCTGATGCCGCAGGCCCTGACCGTGCCGCCGAACCTCACCGCCTGGGAGGCGGTCGCCGTCATCGGCTGGATGCGTGGCTTGGCGTCCCGGGAGGCGGCCCGGCGAGCAGATCGCGCGCTGGAGGCGGTCGACCTCGCGAACCGTCGGGGCAGTGCGATCAAGGAGCTCTCGGGCGGGATGAAGCGGCGGGTCGCGCTGGCCCAGGCGATCGTCGCGGAGCCTGACGTGCTGCTGCTCGACGAGCCGAGCACCGGCCTCGACCCGCAGCAGCGGCGACGCATGGTCGACATCGTCAAGGCGCTGCACGGCACCGTCGTGTTCAGCAGCCATGTGATGGAGGACGTCGTCGACACGGCCTCGCGGGTGCTCGTGCTGCACGAGGGTGGAGTTCGTTTCGACGGCGACGTCGACGAGCTGAGCGCGCGAGCGCCGGCCGGTGCACCACCGGAGCGCCGCCCCGAGGCGGCGTTCCTGGCGCTGATCGGCGACGCGGAGGCGCGAGCCCGGTGA
- a CDS encoding sigma-70 family RNA polymerase sigma factor — protein sequence MRQLHDEHAAALWRYCLRLTAGDRARAEDVVQETMLRAWRRLPDLDDTRMSLRPWLFTVARRIVIDEWRSQRARPEVAVAELPESASDDESDQLLLSWTVAEALTHLTAEHRAVLRECYFRGRSVAEAARRLGVPEGTVKSRTHYALRALRLALEEMGVTS from the coding sequence ATGCGGCAGCTGCACGACGAGCACGCCGCCGCGCTCTGGCGCTACTGCCTGCGCCTCACCGCCGGCGACCGCGCCCGCGCCGAGGACGTCGTGCAGGAAACGATGCTGCGCGCCTGGCGGCGGCTGCCCGACCTCGACGACACGCGGATGTCACTGCGGCCGTGGCTGTTCACCGTGGCCCGCCGCATCGTGATCGACGAGTGGCGCTCGCAGCGGGCGCGGCCCGAGGTGGCGGTGGCCGAGCTGCCCGAGTCGGCGTCGGACGACGAGAGCGACCAGCTGCTGCTGTCGTGGACCGTCGCCGAGGCCCTCACCCACCTCACGGCCGAGCACCGGGCGGTGCTGCGCGAGTGCTACTTCCGCGGGCGGTCGGTGGCCGAGGCGGCGCGACGGCTCGGAGTGCCGGAAGGCACGGTGAAGTCGCGCACGCACTACGCCCTGCGCGCCCTGCGGCTCGCCCTCGAGGAGATGGGAGTGACGTCATGA
- a CDS encoding anti-sigma factor codes for MSCRYAHLDGAYVLGALAPAERQEFEQHLRDCPACAAAVQDLAGLPGLLARVDADVLDDAPLADEPAPDTLLPSLVRGVRHHRRRRTVVTAMLAAAAALVVGGAGVAASQLGQPTDRRPTAAPTTSTSPTSTPRPMTAVQPAPMSARLAVQPVAWGTRLVLTCRYDPDDTRYGEAAEYALVVRTQDGRTEQVATWRALPGQQMELSGATSARAADIAAVEVRLTGGATVLRLQS; via the coding sequence ATGAGCTGCCGCTACGCCCACCTGGACGGCGCGTACGTGCTGGGTGCGCTCGCGCCGGCCGAGCGCCAGGAGTTCGAGCAGCACCTGCGCGACTGCCCGGCGTGCGCCGCGGCGGTGCAGGACCTCGCCGGGCTGCCCGGCCTGCTCGCCCGGGTCGACGCCGACGTCCTGGACGACGCACCGCTCGCCGACGAGCCGGCCCCCGACACGCTGCTGCCGTCGCTGGTGCGCGGCGTGCGCCACCACCGCAGGCGGCGCACCGTCGTCACCGCGATGCTGGCCGCCGCGGCGGCGCTCGTCGTCGGTGGCGCCGGGGTGGCGGCGTCCCAGCTCGGGCAGCCGACCGACCGGCGTCCCACCGCTGCGCCGACGACCTCGACGAGCCCGACGTCGACGCCGCGCCCGATGACCGCGGTGCAGCCGGCGCCGATGAGCGCGCGCCTCGCGGTCCAGCCCGTGGCCTGGGGCACCCGACTGGTGCTGACCTGCCGATACGACCCGGACGACACCCGCTACGGCGAGGCTGCCGAGTACGCGCTGGTCGTCCGCACGCAGGACGGCCGCACCGAGCAGGTGGCCACGTGGCGCGCACTGCCCGGCCAGCAGATGGAGCTCAGCGGAGCCACCAGCGCGCGGGCGGCGGACATCGCCGCGGTCGAGGTCAGGCTGACCGGCGGCGCGACGGTGCTACGACTGCAGAGCTGA
- a CDS encoding Rieske (2Fe-2S) protein produces the protein MEQPSPTPSRRTVMLAGAGTAAGLAALTACGSPSTPAASAPTSAGQPSSAAGGGPLVKLSDVPVGGAVSAKDAQGRSVIVSQPKAGEVVAFSAICTHMGCTVAPAKGILQCPCHGSTYDLATGKNTGGPAPRPLSRIDVQVTGGDVVES, from the coding sequence ATGGAGCAGCCCAGCCCCACGCCGTCCCGCCGCACGGTGATGCTGGCCGGAGCCGGTACAGCCGCCGGCCTCGCCGCCCTCACCGCATGCGGCAGCCCGTCGACGCCCGCGGCGAGCGCGCCGACGAGCGCGGGACAGCCGTCGAGCGCCGCGGGGGGCGGGCCGCTCGTGAAGCTGAGCGACGTGCCGGTGGGCGGTGCGGTGTCGGCCAAGGACGCCCAGGGCCGGTCGGTGATCGTGTCGCAGCCGAAGGCCGGCGAGGTCGTCGCGTTCTCGGCCATCTGCACTCACATGGGCTGCACCGTGGCGCCGGCCAAGGGCATCCTGCAGTGCCCGTGCCACGGGTCGACGTACGACCTCGCGACGGGCAAGAACACCGGCGGCCCGGCGCCGCGCCCGCTGTCGCGGATCGACGTGCAGGTCACCGGCGGCGACGTCGTCGAGAGCTGA
- a CDS encoding DUF4097 family beta strand repeat-containing protein, translating into MATTAPPQASPPRRGSGLTAPIVAAVVIVGLIVVVAGLFVASTVGGRGSQHVSHTYTGVRSIDVQVSAEAVELTASADDTTRLDRTATWSMRAPQLTQRLDGDRLVVRSSCPFGFGLGCSGRVRLEVPSGVDVRVHSSAGAVRADGLSGALDLSTSAGSVRATNLSSSEVRASSSAGSVTVELASEPTRVTASSSAGSVTVLLPQGSATYRVSAKTSAGSENVDVRTDPASDRVIDVHSSAGSVRVGYLP; encoded by the coding sequence ATGGCGACCACGGCACCTCCCCAGGCATCGCCGCCCCGACGCGGCTCCGGGCTCACGGCACCCATCGTGGCCGCCGTGGTCATCGTGGGGCTCATCGTGGTGGTCGCGGGCCTGTTCGTCGCCTCGACGGTCGGCGGCCGGGGCAGCCAGCACGTCTCCCACACCTACACCGGCGTACGCAGCATCGACGTCCAGGTGAGCGCCGAGGCCGTCGAGCTGACGGCGAGCGCCGACGACACCACGCGGCTCGACCGCACGGCGACGTGGTCGATGCGCGCTCCTCAACTCACTCAGCGCCTGGACGGCGACCGGCTGGTCGTGCGGTCGTCGTGCCCGTTCGGCTTCGGGCTCGGCTGCAGTGGTCGGGTGCGTCTGGAGGTGCCGTCCGGCGTCGACGTCCGGGTGCACAGCTCGGCCGGTGCCGTGCGGGCGGACGGGCTCTCGGGTGCGCTCGACCTGTCGACGAGCGCGGGTTCGGTGCGCGCGACGAACCTGTCGTCGTCCGAGGTGCGCGCGTCGTCGTCCGCCGGGTCGGTGACGGTCGAGCTGGCGAGCGAGCCGACGCGCGTGACGGCGTCGTCGTCCGCGGGGTCGGTGACGGTGCTGCTGCCGCAGGGTTCGGCGACCTACCGGGTGTCGGCGAAGACCAGCGCGGGCTCGGAGAACGTCGACGTGCGCACCGACCCGGCCTCCGACCGGGTCATCGACGTCCACTCCAGCGCGGGCTCGGTGCGGGTCGGCTACCTGCCCTGA
- the rocD gene encoding ornithine--oxo-acid transaminase encodes MSTHEHIDLVNRYAAHNYHPLPVVVASAEGAWVTDVEGRRYLDCLAGYSALNFGHRHPELVRVAHEQLDRATLTSRAFHNDQLGPFCRDLAALAGMDVVLPMNTGAEAVETALKLARKWAYEVKKVPADQATIVVASDNFHGRTITIVSFSTDPVAREGFGPFTPGFVVVPYGDLDAMRAAVDDRTAAVLVEPVQGEAGVIVPPPGYLAGVRELCTERDVLFIADEIQSGLGRTGTTFASQLEGVVPDVYVLGKALGGGIVPVSAVVSRREVMEVIRPGNHGSTFGGNPLAAAVGHAVVRLLQTGEYQQRAKELGEQLHERLDALVGRGVSAVRTRGLWAGVDIEPSLMSGREACEALLARGVLAKETHGSTIRLAPPLVVTPGEVDLLCEELTAVVAGR; translated from the coding sequence GTGAGCACGCACGAGCACATCGACCTCGTCAACCGCTACGCCGCGCACAACTACCACCCGTTGCCGGTCGTGGTGGCGTCCGCCGAGGGCGCCTGGGTCACCGACGTCGAGGGGCGCCGGTACCTCGACTGCCTGGCCGGCTACTCGGCGTTGAACTTCGGCCACCGCCACCCCGAGCTGGTGCGCGTGGCGCACGAGCAGCTCGACCGCGCGACGCTCACCAGCCGCGCCTTCCACAACGACCAGCTGGGGCCGTTCTGCCGCGACCTCGCGGCGCTCGCGGGTATGGACGTCGTGCTGCCGATGAACACCGGTGCCGAGGCGGTCGAGACGGCGCTGAAGCTCGCCCGCAAGTGGGCGTACGAGGTCAAGAAGGTGCCGGCCGACCAGGCGACGATCGTGGTGGCATCCGACAACTTCCACGGCCGCACCATCACCATCGTCAGCTTCTCGACCGATCCCGTGGCGAGAGAAGGCTTCGGGCCGTTCACGCCGGGCTTCGTCGTCGTGCCGTACGGCGACCTCGACGCCATGCGGGCCGCCGTCGACGACCGCACCGCCGCCGTTCTCGTCGAGCCGGTACAGGGGGAGGCGGGCGTGATCGTGCCCCCGCCCGGCTACCTCGCGGGCGTGCGCGAGCTGTGCACCGAGCGCGACGTGCTCTTCATCGCCGACGAGATCCAGTCCGGGCTCGGTCGCACCGGCACCACGTTCGCCTCCCAGCTCGAGGGCGTCGTGCCCGACGTCTACGTGCTCGGCAAGGCGCTCGGCGGCGGCATCGTGCCGGTGTCGGCGGTCGTGAGCCGCCGCGAGGTGATGGAGGTGATCCGCCCCGGCAACCACGGCTCGACGTTCGGCGGTAACCCGCTGGCGGCTGCGGTCGGGCACGCGGTCGTGCGCCTGCTGCAGACGGGCGAGTACCAGCAGCGGGCGAAGGAGCTCGGCGAGCAGCTGCACGAGCGACTCGACGCCCTCGTCGGTCGGGGCGTGAGCGCGGTGCGCACCCGCGGGCTCTGGGCCGGCGTCGACATCGAGCCGTCGCTCATGAGCGGGCGCGAGGCGTGCGAGGCCCTGCTGGCGCGCGGGGTGCTGGCGAAGGAGACGCACGGCTCGACGATCCGGCTCGCGCCGCCCCTGGTGGTGACGCCTGGCGAGGTGGACCTGTTGTGCGAGGAGCTCACGGCCGTGGTGGCGGGGCGCTGA
- a CDS encoding DUF3048 domain-containing protein codes for MRAARTRFAASVLAGAVVVGLAVSACSGAPTAARRTTASPTASPSTTASPMSAAPGVAPLTGLHVAKVAAQPALVVKIENSSAARPQVGLDRADLVVEELVEGGITRFAAMFQSRRAASVGTVGPVRSLRDVDAAIAGPTRGLLASSGGAAVVLRRLRKAPVQLVLPSRSAYFRSKSRPAPHNLYARADRLWAAADRAHRAPPPPYLPWAADAATASTSGAGSRPASRLLLTFSRAAHPRWAYDAGSRRWLRSEGGTPSKVVSGARLAAQNVVVLRVRTRDAGYRDPVGNPVPETVLTGTGSALVLSGGRQVAGRWSKASPYAPLTLTTSSGAPLTVAPGTTWLELVPTSGGAGVQVR; via the coding sequence GTGAGAGCAGCCCGCACCCGCTTCGCCGCCAGCGTCCTCGCCGGGGCGGTGGTCGTCGGCCTCGCTGTCAGCGCCTGCAGTGGCGCACCGACCGCAGCGCGCCGCACGACGGCGAGCCCGACGGCGAGCCCCTCCACCACCGCCTCGCCCATGTCGGCCGCACCCGGCGTCGCGCCGTTGACCGGCCTCCATGTGGCGAAGGTCGCCGCGCAGCCGGCGCTCGTCGTCAAGATCGAGAACAGCAGTGCCGCGCGTCCGCAAGTGGGCCTCGACCGGGCCGACCTGGTGGTCGAGGAGCTCGTCGAGGGCGGCATCACCCGCTTCGCCGCGATGTTCCAGTCCCGTCGTGCCGCATCCGTCGGCACGGTCGGGCCGGTGCGGTCGCTCCGCGACGTCGATGCCGCCATCGCCGGGCCGACGCGCGGGCTGCTGGCGTCGTCCGGCGGCGCCGCGGTGGTGCTGCGGCGGCTGCGCAAGGCGCCGGTGCAGCTCGTGCTGCCGTCGCGGTCGGCGTACTTCCGCAGCAAGAGTCGCCCGGCCCCGCACAACCTCTACGCGCGCGCCGACCGGCTCTGGGCCGCAGCCGACCGCGCCCACCGCGCGCCTCCGCCGCCGTACCTGCCGTGGGCCGCCGACGCGGCCACCGCCTCGACGTCCGGCGCCGGCAGCCGGCCGGCGTCGAGGCTGCTGCTCACCTTCTCGCGGGCGGCCCATCCGCGGTGGGCCTACGACGCGGGCTCGCGGCGGTGGTTGCGCAGCGAGGGCGGCACGCCGTCGAAGGTGGTGTCCGGTGCGCGCCTTGCTGCGCAGAACGTCGTGGTGCTGCGGGTGCGCACGCGGGACGCGGGCTACCGCGACCCGGTCGGCAACCCCGTGCCCGAGACGGTGCTCACGGGCACGGGCAGCGCGCTCGTGCTTTCCGGTGGCCGGCAGGTGGCGGGGCGGTGGAGCAAGGCCAGCCCCTACGCCCCGCTCACCCTGACGACGTCGAGCGGCGCCCCGCTCACCGTCGCCCCGGGCACCACCTGGCTCGAGCTCGTGCCGACGTCAGGCGGTGCGGGCGTGCAGGTGCGCTAG